The following coding sequences are from one Musa acuminata AAA Group cultivar baxijiao chromosome BXJ2-4, Cavendish_Baxijiao_AAA, whole genome shotgun sequence window:
- the LOC135610101 gene encoding uncharacterized protein LOC135610101 isoform X4 — MPYEHGRTDSIFEKSADRRIRSTFRRSIDQNNYQSCSKEFGFRSSEQRLPLLTIIFLDTHASRKVSPFPSLLPGEFCRKNFESISSSNMENSKSPSPNVFKDPVMLNSSCISSEASSLDHSDSRNKLSNSLDSSTTSLPGCLISGNSSGSVCDNPSAVGSDFLVSAIPKVDKRVKRNSRKKGKKKGKQYKRIASRKVLTDSNVQCEENNYSASAFETSESSSLSSSAKHVLDIKLSDEATPPDLLFTDVTVEKDDSANNVEFVDCSTTLLSCTSYSDEMDDFEPVSSPQIFARDEFGCNTTAYLDLSSTIKDAVMVPFSSDGSTREVVFKENNIFHDNFSSISMDNYNSVVDSSFDGSNSDIGENSSDDTVMRSPVKDESQPSSSEGEIFSPSKELIQHESSSHTTVNLCSVNTDISNNCYTSDAYLSNDVLDACSSTERADCSSQAGSNDDFHPVIAGKRGRRSRRIIGNGSLNGTNRYFTANNHGHTGKDNNYSIWQKVQKIERKEGASKPNNVSVLSSHGEVSSKETKTKMKLDKFVGLKQKQCGTTYRYPCPDDTFKIEASQAAPNCPKTVQPLSKSAVGNSVNSVKSKSSSAVKHANQCNISGSHTGKSDMDKALKHHVQQKECLRNSSFTAVDKDHNIGFRSPNNSFSQRCLAKPTDDCCQPEPEKEIHVHTEEATPPRNTCNGVCLMDLPAVHSEIGQTPTTMNQIGHRQIEGNSEVGPTKYRESSSLSSSAGNLIQKWVPVGRKDSVYSDTGYFEKVSITDDAVTDRSYPNAAGLVGSSLNKLFSVSKDGEFSNPGASKLIKKLSSCPRSAEASDLHAEINFQTNEMKDKEFNSVATELDKIIQAVNDAYKLQTMAEVVQLVTGHPCANFEKFLFLASPVIRKTQHSRSCSSCFPEQLISNSFCCHQIPNIALKSIWQWYEEPGCFGLEVRAHDYCNSRRQHNGRSEFTAYFVPYLSAVQLFGKSRSARYCNRSGEAAITCEEDKREKYLGSFPNLSMLLPQPLKDTNACLSESSSSAAEEIFDKSIHMDHAELFFEYFESDQPPWRRPLYEKIKELVSGDKLPASRIFGDPLKLESLNLHDLHPASWYCVAWYPIYRIPDGNFHAAFLTYHSLGHFVHQSASACVPGAFTNVVSPVVGLQTYRDKGENWFQPRDMDLKVFQSEEAHFSNTSDLLKERLRTLKQTASVMARAVVHKRDQRSANRHPDYEFFVSRSW; from the exons ATGCCCTATGAACATGGGAGGACAGACAGTATCTTCGAAAAGTCTGCAGACAGGAGAATCCGTAGTACCTTTAGGAGATCAATAGATCAGAACAATTACCAGTCTTGTTCAAAG GAATTCGGCTTTAGGAGTTCTGAACAGAG GTTGCCTTTATTGACAATCATTTTCCTTGACACTCATGCATCCAGGAAAGTGTCACCTTTTCCTTCACTCTTGCCAGGCGAATTTTGTAGAAAGAATTTTGAATCTATATCTTCCTCTAATATGGAAAATTCCAAGTCACCATCTCCAAATGTGTTCAAGGATCCTGTGATGTTAAATTCATCTTGCATTTCCAGTGAGGCAAGTAGTTTGGACCACTCTGACAGCAGGAACAAATTATCCAATTCTCTAGACAGTTCAACTACTTCTCTTCCTGGCTGCTTAATATCAGGTAATTCTTCTGGTTCAGTTTGTGATAACCCAAGTGCAGTTGGGTCAGATTTTTTGGTAAGTGCTATTCCAAAGGTGGACAAGAGAGTTAAAAGAAATTCAcgaaagaaagggaaaaaaaaaggaaagcagtATAAACGAATTGCATCCAGAAAGGTTTTGACTGACTCAAATGTTCAATGTGAGGAAAACAACTATAGCGCATCTGCTTTTGAAACATCTGAAAGCAGTAGTCTATCTTCTTCAGCCAAACATGTTTTAGATATTAAATTGTCAGATGAGGCAACACCCCCTGATTTGTTGTTTACTGATGTCACTGTAGAGAAGGATGATAGCGCAAATAATGTTGAATTCGTTGACTGTTCAACAACCTTATTGTCATGTACATCTTACAGCGATGAGATGGATGATTTTGAACCAGTTTCTTCACCTCAGATATTTGCTCGTGATGAATTCGGATGCAACACTACAGCTTATCTGGATTTATCAAGCACAATTAAAGATGCAGTAATGGTTCCATTTTCATCTGATGGGAGCACTAGAGAAGTAGTTTTTAAAGAAAACAACATTTTTCATGATAATTTCTCAAGCATCTCTATGGATAATTATAATTCCGTGGTTGATTCATCTTTTGATGGTTCTAACAGTGATATTGGCGAGAACTCTAGTGATGACACTGTGATGCGGTCACCTGTCAAGGATGAAAGTCAACCGAGTTCTTCAGAAGGTGAAATATTTTCACCTTCTAAAGAGCTTATACAACATGAATCCTCATCTCACACAACTGTAAATTTATGCAGTGTGAATACTGACATATCAAATAACTGTTACACCAGTGATGCCTATTTGTCAAATGATGTCCTTGATGCTTGCAGCAGTACTGAAAGAGCTGATTGCAGCAGTCAGGCTGGCAGCAACGATGACTTCCATCCTGTTATAGCTGGAAAGCGAGGTAGAAGGTCTAGAAGAATTATTGGCAATGGTAGTTTAAATGGAACAAACAGATATTTTACTGCAAACAATCATGGTCACACAGGTAAAGATAATAATTACTCCATATGGCAGAAGGTCCAGAAGATTGAAAGGAAGGAAGGTGCTTCTAAACCTAATAATGTCAGTGTTTTGTCTTCTCATGGTGAGGTTTCATCCAAGGAAACCAAGACAAAAATGAAACTTGATAAATTTGTTGGGCTAAAGCAAAAACAGTGTGGAACAACCTACAGATACCCTTGTCCAGATGATACATTTAAGATAGAGGCAAGCCAAGCAGCACCCAATTGTCCTAAGACAGTTCAACCTCTATCTAAATCCGCAGTTGGAAACTCAGTAAATAGTGTGAAAAGCAAATCTAGTTCAGCTGTGAAACATGCAAATCAATGTAATATTAGTGGATCTCATACTGGTAAGAGTGACATGGACAAAGCCTTGAAGCATCATGTTCAGCAAAAAGAATGTTTGCGGAATTCATCATTCACAGCTGTTGATAAAGACCACAACATAGGATTTAGATCACCTAACAATAGCTTTTCCCAAAGATGTTTGGCTAAGCCAACTGATGACTGTTGTCAACCAGAACCAGAGAAGGAAATACATGTGCATACTGAGGAGGCAACGCCACCAAGAAACACATGCAATGGAGTTTGTCTTATGGATTTGCCAGCTGTTCATAGTGAAATTGGCCAAACTCCAACAACAATGAATCAGATTGGTCACAGGCAGATTGAAGGTAATTCCGAAGTTGGTCCTACAAAGTACCGAGAATCTAGCAGCCTGTCAAGCAGTGCTGGGAATCTGATACAGAAGTGGGTCCCAGTGGGGAGAAAAGATTCCGTATATTCAGATACGGGCTATTTTGAAAAGGTTTCTATCACAGATGATGCAGTTACTGATCGATCATATCCAAATGCTGCTGGACTGGTGGGTTCAAGTTTGAATAAATTATTTTCTGTTTCCAAGGATGGAGAATTCTCAAATCCTGGAGCTAGTAAATTGATCAAAAAGTTGAGCAGCTGCCCTCGTTCAGCTGAAGCTTCTGATCTACATGCTGAGAtcaatttccaaacaaatgaaatGAAAGACAAGGAATTTAACAGTGTTGCAACTGAATTAGACAAGATAATACAAGCTGTTAATGATGCCTACAAATTGCAGACCATGGCAGAAGTTGTTCAATTGGTAACTGGCCATCCATGTGCTAACTTCGAGAAATTTCTTTTTCTTGCCTCCCCAGTCATTAGAAAAACACAACATAGCAGAAGCTGCAGCAGTTGTTTTCCAGAACAACTAATAAGTAACTCTTTTTGCTGCCATCAGATTCCTAACATTGCCTTGAAGAGCATTTGGCAGTGGTATGAAGAGCCTGGCTGCTTTGGGTTGGAAGTGAGGGCACACGATTATTGCAATTCTAGAAGGCAACATAATGGTCGTTCTGAGTTTACTGCATATTTTGTACCTTATCTTTCTGCTGTTCAATTATTTGGAAAATCCAGGAGTGCCAGATATTGCAATAGGAGTGGAGAGGCAGCCATAACTTGTGAGGAAGATAAGAGAGAAAAATATTTGGGCTCTTTCCCAAACTTATCGATGTTATTGCCCCAACCTCTTAAGGACACAAATGCTTGCTTATCAGAATCATCTTCTTCTGCTGCAGAGGAGATTTTTGATAAAAGCATTCACATGGATCATGCGGAGCttttttttgaatattttgaatCTGACCAGCCTCCTTGGCGACGTCCATTGTATGAGAA GATCAAGGAACTGGTATCTGGAGATAAATTACCTGCTAGCCGCATATTTGGAGATCCGTTGAAGCTGGAATCTCTTAACCTGCATGACCTTCATCCTGCTTCTTG GTACTGTGTGGCATGGTATCCTATATACCGTATACCTGATGGAAATTTTCATGCTGCTTTTTTGACATATCACTCTCTGGGTCATTTTGTCCATCAAAGTGCCTCGGCATGTGTTCCAGGTGCTTTCACAAATGTAGTTTCTCCAGTTGTAGGTCTGCAGACGTACAGGGATAAG GGGGAGAATTGGTTTCAGCCAAGGGATATGGATCTGAAGGTTTTCCAGTCTGAAGAAGCACATTTTTCCAACACCTCCGACTTACTGAAGGAGAGGCTGAGGACACTCAAGCAAACTGCATCTGTGATGGCAAGGGCAGTAGTTCATAAGCGCGATCAAAGATCTGCGAACAGGCATCCAGACTATGAGTTCTTTGTGTCACGgagctggtag